In Helianthus annuus cultivar XRQ/B chromosome 9, HanXRQr2.0-SUNRISE, whole genome shotgun sequence, the following are encoded in one genomic region:
- the LOC110874867 gene encoding bidirectional sugar transporter SWEET6b isoform X1 yields the protein MTMNAMQIRTVVGIIGNVISFVLFISPAPTIWRIFRNKSVEEFLPDPYIACVLNCMLWIFYGLPFNHPNSTLVVTINGTGLVLELIYLSIFLIYGKNSHRKKITLFLIIEVVFLGIVAGIDLNVFHTHKSRSTFVGVFCVVFGVAMYASPLTIMWKVIKTKSVEFMPLPLSIAAFSNGCCWTAYALLKFDLAILIANGTGAVLGLIQIVLWLSYYGTTPKKSKTSRAAAADPEVQLQNV from the exons ATGACGATGAATGCAATGCAGATTCGTACTGTCGTAGGCATAATTG GGAATGTCATCTCTTTCGTCTTGTTCATCTCACCAGC GCCTACAATATggagaatcttcaggaacaaATCAGTCGAAGAGTTTTTACCAGACCCTTATATAGCTTGTGTATTAAACTGTATGTTGTGGATCTTCTATGGTCTGCCGTTTAATCATCCCAACAGTACGCTTGTCGTCACTATTAATGGCACTGGTCTAGTGTTGGAGCTCATCTATCTTAGTATATTCCTCATATATGGCAAAAATTCACACAGG AAGAAGATCACACTCTTTTTAATTATCGAGGTCGTCTTCCTTGGAATTGTCGCGGGTATTGATTTGAATGTATTCCACACTCATAAGTCTCGGTCCACTTTCGTGGGCGTGTTTTGTGTGGTGTTTGGTGTCGCCATGTACGCGTCTCCTTTAACTATCATG TGGAAAGTGATCAAAACAAAGAGTGTTGAGTTCATGCCATTACCACTTTCAATAGCTGCTTTCTCGAATGGATGCTGCTGGACAGCATATGCTCTCCTAAAATTTGATTTAGCCATTTTG ATTGCAAATGGTACTGGTGCGGTTCTTGGGTTGATACAGATCGTTTTATGGTTATCTTACTATGGAACAACTCCAAAGAAGAGCAAAACTTCTCGTGCCGCTGCTGCAGATCCTGAGGTGCAGCTCCAAAATGTATAG
- the LOC110874867 gene encoding bidirectional sugar transporter SWEET6b isoform X2, with translation MMCLNLWNVISFVLFISPAPTIWRIFRNKSVEEFLPDPYIACVLNCMLWIFYGLPFNHPNSTLVVTINGTGLVLELIYLSIFLIYGKNSHRKKITLFLIIEVVFLGIVAGIDLNVFHTHKSRSTFVGVFCVVFGVAMYASPLTIMWKVIKTKSVEFMPLPLSIAAFSNGCCWTAYALLKFDLAILIANGTGAVLGLIQIVLWLSYYGTTPKKSKTSRAAAADPEVQLQNV, from the exons ATGATGTGTTTAAACCTCT GGAATGTCATCTCTTTCGTCTTGTTCATCTCACCAGC GCCTACAATATggagaatcttcaggaacaaATCAGTCGAAGAGTTTTTACCAGACCCTTATATAGCTTGTGTATTAAACTGTATGTTGTGGATCTTCTATGGTCTGCCGTTTAATCATCCCAACAGTACGCTTGTCGTCACTATTAATGGCACTGGTCTAGTGTTGGAGCTCATCTATCTTAGTATATTCCTCATATATGGCAAAAATTCACACAGG AAGAAGATCACACTCTTTTTAATTATCGAGGTCGTCTTCCTTGGAATTGTCGCGGGTATTGATTTGAATGTATTCCACACTCATAAGTCTCGGTCCACTTTCGTGGGCGTGTTTTGTGTGGTGTTTGGTGTCGCCATGTACGCGTCTCCTTTAACTATCATG TGGAAAGTGATCAAAACAAAGAGTGTTGAGTTCATGCCATTACCACTTTCAATAGCTGCTTTCTCGAATGGATGCTGCTGGACAGCATATGCTCTCCTAAAATTTGATTTAGCCATTTTG ATTGCAAATGGTACTGGTGCGGTTCTTGGGTTGATACAGATCGTTTTATGGTTATCTTACTATGGAACAACTCCAAAGAAGAGCAAAACTTCTCGTGCCGCTGCTGCAGATCCTGAGGTGCAGCTCCAAAATGTATAG
- the LOC110879299 gene encoding serine/threonine-protein kinase STY13, translating to MHPSQLKMEGNNNNNNNDHIKNGFLRADQIDLKSLDEQLQRHLTSSASTARRGRSFDKSTNINLNISGISFNNSSSHHPKPHDDHHNHHLDGGTSITRLRIDTNVNRQRQDWEIDPSKLVIKSVIARGSFGTVHRGFYDGLDVAVKLLDWGEEGHRTDAEIASLRAAFTQEVVVWYKLDHPNVTKFIGATMGTPELNIQGDNGHFGVPRNSCCVVVEYLPGGALKSFLIKNRRKKLAFKVVMQLALDLARGLNYLHTKKIVHRDVKTENMLLDKNRTLKIADFGVARVEASNPSDMTGETGTLGYMAPEVLNGSAYNRKCDVYSFGICLWEIYCCDMPYPDLSFSEVTSAVVRQNLRPEIPRCCPNSLASVMKRCWDANPDKRPEMDEVVAMLEAIDTSKGGGMIPGDQQGCFCFNRTRGP from the exons ATGCATCCTTCACAACTAAAAATGGaaggcaacaacaacaacaacaacaatgaccACATCAAAAACGGCTTTCTTCGAGCAGATCAGATCGATCTCAAGAGCTTAGACGAACAACTGCAAAGGCATCTCACCTCTTCTGCGTCAACCGCCAGAAGAGGAAGAAGCTTCGATAAGAGCACTAACATCAATCTCAACATTAGCGGCATCAGTTTCAATAATTCGTCGTCTCATCACCCGAAACCACATGATGATCATCATAATCACCATTTAGATGGAGGTACCTCCATAACTAGATTAAGGATTGATACGAATGTTAATCGCCAGAGGCAGGATTGGGAGATCGATCCTTCCAAGCTCGTAATCAAATCTGTCATTGCTCGTGGCTCGTTTGGCACTGTTCATCGCGGGTTTTATGACGGTCTTGATGTTGCAG TTAAACTTCTTGATTGGGGTGAAGAAGGCCACAGAACCGATGCTGAAATAGCTTCCCTTAGAGCCGCCTTTACACAAGAAGTCGTTGTGTGGTACAAACTCGACCATCCTAATGTAACCAAG TTCATAGGGGCTACAATGGGCACGCCAGAACTAAACATTCAAGGAGATAATGGTCATTTTGGCGTGCCGCGTAACTCTTGCTGTGTAGTCGTGGAGTACCTTCCCGGTGGTGCTTTGAAATCTTTCCTCATCAAAAACCGAAGAAAGAAGTTGGCTTTTAAAGTCGTCATGCAACTAGCACTTGATCTTGCTAGAGG TTTGAATTATCTGCATACAAAGAAGATTGTTCACAGAGATGTGAAGACAGAAAATATGCTTTTGGACAAGAATCGGACCTTAAAGATTGCAGACTTCGGGGTTGCTCGGGTAGAGGCATCCAATCCATCTGACATGACCGGTGAGACCGGAACCCTCGGTTACATGGCACCAGAA GTTCTTAATGGCAGCGCATATAATAGGAAATGCGATGTTTATAGTTTTGGGATATGTCTGTGGGAAATATACTGTTGCGACATGCCTTATCCCGATCTTAGCTTTTCGGAAGTCACATCAGCTGTTGTTCGTCAG AATTTGAGGCCGGAGATACCACGTTGCTGCCCTAACTCACTTGCAAGTGTTATGAAGAGATGCTGGGATGCAAATCCAGACAAGAGGCCGGAGATGGACGAGGTGGTGGCGATGTTGGAGGCTATCGACACTTCAAAGGGCGGAGGAATGATACCCGGAGATCAACAAGGATGTTTCTGCTTCAACCGGACTAGAGGCCCTTAA